A DNA window from Candidatus Methylomirabilis sp. contains the following coding sequences:
- a CDS encoding response regulator, producing the protein MTVTAAERCIILAEDDELFRRAVRETLEKSGLAAQVVTCRDGVEFMAAVGERLGRPGGVALAVLDIMMPHLDGISAARALRGLEQGLGRTARIPILFLTAVPPNDTLTAAVEYCAPARYLQKASDTLRGALVEAVRGLLEGRRA; encoded by the coding sequence ATGACGGTCACGGCGGCGGAGCGCTGCATCATCCTGGCAGAGGACGACGAGCTGTTCCGCCGCGCGGTCCGGGAGACCCTGGAGAAGAGCGGACTCGCCGCCCAGGTGGTAACCTGCCGGGACGGGGTGGAGTTCATGGCCGCCGTGGGGGAGCGGCTCGGCCGGCCCGGGGGCGTGGCCCTCGCCGTCCTGGACATCATGATGCCGCACCTGGATGGGATCTCGGCCGCCCGCGCCCTGCGGGGATTGGAGCAGGGCCTGGGGCGGACGGCCCGGATCCCCATCCTCTTCCTTACCGCTGTCCCCCCCAACGACACCCTGACCGCGGCCGTCGAGTACTGCGCCCCGGCGCGCTACCTGCAGAAGGCGAGCGACACGCTGCGGGGGGCCCTGGTGGAGGCGGTCCGGGGGCTCCTCGAGGGGCGGCGGGCCTAA
- a CDS encoding acyloxyacyl hydrolase — protein sequence MPARSGRLLAVAVVWMLGLLGPCAPVGAQEHREEPGGWRRDAGEDGGAWGLRKGRQEVGVLVGYGFEIDASGSSKSDMIKNLEFTLVRPRWGLFLTDRVGQGLLEGHLELLVEPAFLLSTRPTRRTGYELSVLFRYHFATGSRWVPFVSLGAGIIEENFGVAGRHSAGFNFTPQGGPGVSYFLDRNLAVSLEWRLYHVSNANTDTPNVGLNISFVLLGLSIFF from the coding sequence GTGCCCGCCCGTAGCGGCAGGCTCCTGGCCGTGGCGGTCGTGTGGATGCTCGGGCTCCTCGGCCCATGCGCTCCCGTCGGCGCACAGGAGCACCGCGAGGAGCCAGGGGGATGGAGGCGGGACGCGGGAGAGGACGGCGGAGCCTGGGGCCTCAGGAAGGGGCGACAGGAGGTCGGTGTCCTCGTCGGGTATGGATTCGAGATCGACGCGAGCGGCTCGAGCAAATCCGACATGATCAAGAACCTCGAGTTCACCCTGGTTCGACCCCGATGGGGGCTCTTCCTGACGGATCGGGTCGGTCAGGGGCTTCTCGAAGGCCACCTCGAGCTCTTGGTCGAACCGGCGTTCCTGCTGAGCACGAGACCCACGCGTCGCACCGGGTATGAATTGTCCGTCCTCTTCCGCTACCACTTCGCCACCGGGTCCCGGTGGGTTCCCTTCGTGAGCCTGGGCGCCGGGATCATCGAGGAGAACTTCGGTGTCGCAGGGAGACACTCGGCCGGATTCAACTTCACGCCCCAGGGGGGACCGGGGGTGAGTTACTTCCTCGATCGGAATCTGGCCGTGAGCCTTGAGTGGAGGCTCTACCACGTTTCCAACGCGAACACGGACACGCCAAACGTCGGACTGAATATCAGCTTTGTCCTCCTCGGGCTCTCGATCTTTTTCTAA